One Lactobacillus sp. ESL0785 DNA window includes the following coding sequences:
- a CDS encoding SEC10/PgrA surface exclusion domain-containing protein — protein sequence MNYRGRKQLIKVFLKNKKASRNLLVGTAALGGILGGLNMANNQVHAATQKTTQISVQSVKVVAKAAKLTKKSYVYNGKGKKIGKKALKKNKNIKVYGTKTIKGQAYYNLGNGKYLPAKKVKLATIVMTLEKTNIYNSQGKLTGKKTFKKGSKIKTYGIKTIKGRTYYSLGNGKYILAKSITPAVQKPAANKTKTPAAGSDTNNAGSVSSSAPNNSASMSKPGKPNSGSQASAGNSGTSVPGQVPTNNNNSANNSKPNKPHKPTNSGSSNAATGNGTGSSNTSSGSGSTADSNPGTPVTPPADNSGSSSSTASSVQKAAIKMPAGYKRAELLDAYKGHPSADFIEACKQGMKDNAFDKSDNVDSAGDDTTKVDPTNLTSEQEKEISSFTLRLINEARTALGLKPWIQSTGTQKLADDVAAEYTENDKSGFEGHYVDGIVRAARKNGLNIAGQYIEDMFTVSGYDKQMTLSDLKKVIYCGLTDMLFGGVDDSTSVANLGNSEWKHAGNLLGTETYSDGTTVNEDNDEDYFGISSTYVNGKFSIHYIHVSSYYINGAYGQQHNCMFDPGKDATGADIVVPNAGDSVAKEFSLKDFKTEIFKDLNNDRTDKGLAVIPRSKAYNQAVQQFVKQYTNSTDQPEHDLSYYYDQAGLKWNGYAMYTGTMGTSTIEFADRVFANLKNYIASNVTHVGIGAQVLSDGEILVYLVYTC from the coding sequence TTGAATTATAGGGGTAGAAAGCAATTAATTAAAGTGTTTTTGAAGAATAAGAAGGCAAGTCGTAATCTACTTGTTGGAACTGCAGCTCTTGGTGGTATCCTTGGCGGCTTGAATATGGCTAATAATCAGGTTCATGCGGCAACTCAAAAAACAACACAAATAAGTGTCCAAAGTGTTAAAGTTGTCGCAAAAGCAGCTAAATTAACAAAAAAATCTTACGTTTATAATGGTAAAGGTAAGAAAATCGGTAAAAAGGCTTTAAAAAAGAATAAGAATATCAAGGTTTACGGTACTAAAACTATCAAGGGTCAAGCTTACTATAATTTAGGTAATGGTAAGTATCTTCCCGCTAAAAAAGTTAAGTTAGCAACGATAGTTATGACGCTTGAGAAGACCAATATTTACAATAGTCAGGGTAAGCTAACTGGTAAAAAGACGTTTAAAAAGGGTAGTAAAATTAAAACTTATGGCATTAAGACAATTAAAGGGAGAACTTATTACAGTTTAGGTAATGGTAAGTATATTTTGGCTAAAAGCATTACACCTGCTGTTCAAAAACCAGCTGCCAATAAAACAAAGACACCTGCAGCTGGATCGGATACCAATAATGCAGGATCGGTAAGTTCTAGTGCGCCAAATAATTCTGCTTCAATGAGCAAGCCAGGTAAGCCAAATTCTGGTAGTCAGGCATCAGCAGGTAATAGTGGTACATCAGTACCAGGTCAAGTGCCGACAAATAACAATAACTCAGCGAATAATTCAAAGCCTAATAAGCCGCATAAACCAACTAATAGTGGTTCTTCAAATGCAGCAACTGGCAATGGAACAGGTTCATCTAATACTTCAAGTGGTTCTGGTTCAACTGCTGATAGTAATCCAGGTACTCCAGTAACGCCGCCGGCAGATAATAGCGGCTCCTCGAGCAGTACTGCGTCTAGTGTGCAAAAGGCAGCAATAAAAATGCCAGCAGGATATAAGCGTGCTGAATTATTAGATGCATATAAGGGACATCCAAGTGCTGACTTTATTGAAGCTTGTAAGCAAGGGATGAAAGATAACGCCTTTGATAAGTCAGATAACGTTGATAGTGCTGGTGATGATACAACAAAAGTCGACCCAACTAATTTAACGTCTGAGCAAGAAAAAGAAATTAGCAGTTTTACTTTGCGCTTAATTAATGAAGCGCGAACAGCCTTAGGTTTAAAACCATGGATTCAAAGTACAGGTACGCAAAAATTGGCTGATGATGTAGCTGCTGAATATACCGAAAACGATAAATCTGGTTTTGAAGGTCACTACGTTGATGGAATTGTTCGTGCGGCTAGAAAAAATGGTTTGAATATTGCTGGACAATATATTGAGGATATGTTTACCGTGTCCGGCTATGATAAACAGATGACGTTGTCTGACCTTAAAAAAGTTATCTATTGTGGTTTAACTGACATGCTTTTTGGTGGGGTTGATGATTCGACTTCTGTTGCTAATTTAGGTAATAGTGAATGGAAACATGCTGGTAATTTGTTAGGTACAGAAACGTATAGTGATGGTACTACTGTTAATGAGGATAATGATGAAGATTACTTTGGCATTAGTAGTACATATGTAAATGGTAAATTTTCAATCCATTATATTCACGTATCTTCTTACTATATCAATGGGGCTTATGGTCAACAACATAATTGTATGTTTGATCCGGGAAAAGATGCTACAGGAGCTGACATTGTTGTACCTAATGCTGGTGATAGTGTTGCAAAAGAATTCTCGCTTAAAGATTTTAAAACAGAAATTTTTAAGGATCTAAATAATGATCGTACAGATAAAGGCTTAGCAGTAATACCTAGGAGTAAAGCCTATAATCAGGCTGTACAACAGTTTGTTAAACAATATACTAATTCGACGGATCAACCTGAACATGATTTGTCATATTATTATGATCAAGCTGGTCTTAAATGGAATGGCTATGCAATGTATACAGGTACTATGGGGACTTCGACAATAGAATTTGCAGATAGAGTATTTGCCAATCTTAAAAATTATATTGCATCCAATGTCACACATGTTGGTATTGGTGCTCAAGTGCTATCTGATGGCGAAATTCTTGTTTATCTAGTCTATACTTGTTAA
- a CDS encoding SLAP domain-containing protein, with the protein MDFNNKRKLQKDVAKALKNEQFHKTTRNLLVTTIAAGSVLSGLTLVSKVNPNLTSSVVEARAVNKKIVKVHAESARVKKNAAVYNKNGKKIGSSLKKGKAIKVYGTKIIKGKKYYNLSRGRYVLVANITVAKIITLTNKSYIYNSKCELVSKKPLNKGEKIKVYGIKTIKGKKYYNLGNGKYVPVLKTKAPESTTPSKPSNSNSGSANNSGAATPSKPSNSNSGSANNSGGATAPSAPSTGNSGSTGNGGAAAPSKPSTGNSDNTNNSGATPSKPNNGNSDSSTTPSEPGKVSRDIASVLKAVYPGIKKVNDGLNSLGGKITDPKYVQLQADIEQTLKDIKVLASYTDVIDFQKKLVPVHNDMARINQELAGIDIDPDLVTVWDGIRSIGDSLNDEQVANLKEIYNTFSNYSGDDVTLNEIKDLITCVQPGMQKICLALTSLSADLKTGEYDAIENDINTFLNNQDINKLPAIYENFYKDIQDLANTENGKHVSADISDLLAGIALTGQSFGTNGSTQISELQDIYGKLAGLKGNSDPNLAAIGDLIQLLQPDFLAINHSIETIKADAGKLQIPEETIQAKIDDILQKIRNLPIDDPQNIISHKGDLEAIYQDLVGIVAPFEDSDIKNQLASILGSIQSINNKLTPDEIAKFKTIYLALENNQYTWLNNIK; encoded by the coding sequence GTGGATTTTAATAATAAACGTAAATTACAAAAAGATGTTGCCAAAGCATTAAAAAATGAGCAGTTTCATAAGACTACTCGTAACTTATTGGTAACAACAATTGCTGCTGGTAGTGTTCTAAGTGGACTAACATTGGTTTCTAAGGTTAATCCTAATCTAACTAGCTCAGTTGTTGAAGCAAGAGCAGTCAACAAAAAGATTGTTAAAGTGCATGCTGAGTCAGCTAGAGTTAAGAAGAATGCAGCTGTTTATAATAAGAATGGCAAGAAAATTGGTTCGTCTCTTAAAAAGGGTAAGGCAATTAAGGTCTATGGTACTAAGATTATTAAGGGTAAAAAGTACTATAATTTAAGTCGTGGCAGATATGTTCTAGTTGCAAACATAACTGTGGCTAAAATTATAACGCTCACGAATAAATCGTATATTTATAATAGTAAGTGTGAACTTGTAAGTAAGAAGCCACTTAATAAAGGTGAAAAAATTAAGGTCTATGGTATTAAAACCATTAAAGGTAAGAAATACTATAATTTAGGAAATGGCAAGTATGTTCCTGTCTTGAAGACAAAGGCACCTGAATCAACAACGCCAAGTAAGCCAAGTAATAGCAATTCAGGTAGTGCAAATAATAGTGGTGCAGCAACGCCAAGTAAGCCAAGTAACAGCAATTCAGGTAGTGCAAATAATAGTGGTGGTGCAACAGCGCCAAGTGCTCCAAGTACTGGTAATTCAGGAAGTACAGGCAATGGTGGTGCAGCAGCGCCAAGTAAGCCAAGTACTGGTAATTCTGACAATACCAACAATAGTGGTGCAACGCCAAGTAAGCCTAATAATGGTAACTCTGACAGTAGTACAACCCCAAGTGAACCGGGTAAAGTCTCTAGAGATATAGCTTCTGTTTTAAAAGCTGTTTATCCAGGAATAAAAAAAGTTAACGATGGTTTAAACAGCTTAGGCGGTAAAATTACTGATCCTAAATATGTACAATTGCAAGCTGATATTGAGCAAACTCTGAAGGATATCAAAGTTTTAGCATCTTATACTGATGTAATTGATTTTCAGAAAAAGCTTGTACCAGTTCATAACGATATGGCTAGGATTAACCAAGAATTAGCAGGAATAGATATTGATCCTGATTTAGTAACTGTTTGGGATGGTATCCGTTCAATAGGTGATAGTCTTAATGATGAGCAAGTTGCTAATTTAAAAGAAATTTATAATACTTTTAGCAATTATAGTGGTGACGATGTCACTTTGAATGAAATTAAAGATCTTATTACTTGTGTGCAGCCGGGAATGCAAAAAATTTGCCTTGCTTTAACTAGTTTAAGTGCTGACTTGAAGACAGGTGAATATGATGCAATTGAGAACGATATTAATACTTTTTTAAATAATCAAGATATAAATAAGCTGCCTGCTATCTATGAAAATTTTTATAAAGATATTCAAGACCTTGCTAACACTGAGAACGGCAAGCATGTTAGTGCGGATATATCAGATCTGTTAGCGGGTATTGCCCTTACTGGACAAAGCTTTGGTACTAATGGTTCTACACAAATTAGTGAGCTTCAAGATATTTATGGTAAATTAGCAGGTTTGAAGGGTAATTCAGATCCAAACTTAGCTGCAATTGGTGACCTTATTCAATTACTGCAACCAGACTTTTTAGCGATTAATCATAGCATTGAAACTATTAAAGCTGATGCAGGTAAGTTACAGATCCCTGAAGAAACAATTCAAGCCAAGATAGATGATATTTTACAAAAAATTAGAAATTTGCCAATTGATGATCCTCAAAATATTATCTCTCATAAAGGAGATTTAGAAGCTATTTATCAAGATCTAGTTGGTATTGTCGCTCCGTTTGAAGATTCAGATATTAAGAATCAACTTGCTAGTATCTTAGGTAGTATTCAAAGTATAAATAATAAACTAACGCCAGATGAGATTGCAAAATTTAAGACTATTTATCTAGCATTAGAGAATAATCAATATACTTGGTTAAATAACATAAAGTAA
- the dapB gene encoding 4-hydroxy-tetrahydrodipicolinate reductase has translation MMFKVLIAGFNGAMGKKAVKLVNQMPDYQLAAVLSPHLSSLRPSDYHLDATVKLFTNLEEIDGHYDIWLDFTIPSAVYANTKFAITHKIQPVIGTSGLTDEQTQELQKLAQKEQVGGIIAPNFGLSAVLLMKFAQIAAAYFPNAEIIEMHHADKKDAPSGTAIKTAQTIAQNRQSKINANFNHNPARGADCYGIPVHSVRLPGYLAHEQVLFGSPGEALTIRQDSFDRDSFMHGVKLALTKVKHLDHLVVGLENII, from the coding sequence ATCATGTTTAAAGTATTAATTGCCGGTTTTAACGGCGCCATGGGCAAAAAAGCAGTAAAGCTAGTCAACCAAATGCCAGACTACCAACTCGCTGCAGTTTTATCACCCCACCTATCTAGTCTAAGGCCAAGTGATTATCACCTTGATGCAACCGTTAAGCTTTTTACTAATCTAGAAGAAATTGATGGTCACTATGATATTTGGCTCGATTTTACTATTCCAAGTGCCGTTTACGCTAATACCAAATTTGCTATCACTCACAAAATTCAACCTGTAATTGGTACTTCTGGATTAACAGATGAGCAGACCCAAGAATTACAAAAATTAGCTCAAAAAGAGCAAGTCGGTGGAATCATCGCCCCTAACTTCGGACTTTCAGCGGTTTTACTAATGAAATTTGCGCAAATAGCTGCAGCTTATTTTCCTAATGCAGAAATCATTGAAATGCATCATGCCGATAAAAAAGATGCGCCGTCAGGAACCGCAATTAAAACAGCACAAACAATCGCTCAAAATCGTCAGTCTAAAATCAATGCCAATTTCAATCACAATCCTGCCCGTGGCGCAGATTGCTACGGTATTCCTGTCCATTCTGTTCGCCTTCCCGGCTATCTTGCCCATGAACAAGTTTTATTCGGCAGTCCTGGTGAAGCACTAACTATCAGACAAGATTCCTTTGACCGTGATTCCTTCATGCACGGCGTCAAATTAGCTTTAACCAAAGTTAAACACTTAGACCATCTAGTTGTTGGCCTAGAAAATATTATTTAA
- a CDS encoding aminotransferase class I/II-fold pyridoxal phosphate-dependent enzyme, producing the protein MPKLFSALKEIENERLLTTTPSAIRKFDQEISGVPGIIKLTLGEPDLDTPEHVKQAAVESITNNESHYGRQMGDPRLCQAISTYLKRKQDLDYNPETEIIVTVGATEAIAATIVSLFNPGDEVIVPTPTFALYFSLLHLFGIKAITINTAATNFLLTPESLKQTLAEHPQAKGIILNYPNNPTGREYSEPLIKKLAAILKEYQLYVLSDEIYSELIYGQTHYSIARCLPERTILISGLSKSHAMTGYRVGYLAAPQAVIKPITTTHALLVTAVPNMTQAAAAEALSVHGDHDPKEAVKIYAERQKIISAGLTKLGFKVIPPEGAFYLFAKIPSQYGNDDVKFAQLLAHDARVGCIPGSAFGAGGEGHVRFSYAASQANIQEALSRIAEFLNK; encoded by the coding sequence ATGCCAAAATTATTTTCTGCTTTAAAAGAAATTGAAAACGAACGCTTATTAACCACTACGCCATCAGCAATTCGAAAATTCGATCAAGAAATTTCCGGAGTTCCCGGAATTATTAAGTTAACCTTAGGTGAACCTGACTTAGATACTCCCGAACATGTTAAACAAGCAGCTGTTGAAAGTATTACAAATAATGAATCTCACTACGGCCGCCAAATGGGTGATCCTCGCTTGTGCCAAGCAATTAGCACGTATTTAAAGCGGAAACAAGATTTAGATTATAATCCTGAAACAGAAATTATTGTTACTGTTGGCGCAACCGAAGCAATTGCAGCCACAATTGTTTCCTTATTTAATCCTGGTGATGAAGTTATCGTTCCAACCCCAACTTTCGCACTCTACTTTTCACTCTTGCATCTCTTCGGAATTAAAGCAATTACGATTAACACAGCAGCAACCAACTTTTTGTTAACCCCTGAAAGCTTAAAGCAAACCTTAGCTGAACATCCACAAGCAAAAGGCATTATTTTAAACTATCCCAACAACCCAACAGGACGAGAATATTCTGAACCTTTAATTAAGAAGTTGGCAGCAATTCTCAAAGAATATCAACTCTATGTCTTATCCGACGAAATTTACAGTGAATTAATTTACGGTCAAACGCATTATTCGATTGCGCGGTGTTTACCAGAGCGAACAATTTTAATTAGTGGTCTATCCAAATCCCACGCTATGACTGGTTATCGGGTAGGCTACCTTGCAGCACCACAAGCAGTTATCAAGCCAATTACGACTACTCACGCATTGCTTGTAACTGCTGTACCTAATATGACACAAGCTGCTGCTGCCGAAGCCTTATCTGTACACGGTGATCACGATCCTAAAGAAGCCGTTAAGATTTACGCTGAACGGCAAAAAATCATTAGTGCTGGTCTAACTAAACTCGGATTTAAAGTCATTCCTCCAGAAGGGGCATTTTATCTATTTGCTAAAATTCCTAGTCAATATGGTAATGATGACGTTAAATTTGCACAATTGTTAGCTCATGATGCCCGTGTCGGTTGTATTCCCGGCAGTGCCTTCGGTGCTGGCGGTGAAGGACATGTTCGCTTTTCTTATGCAGCTAGTCAAGCAAATATTCAAGAGGCACTTTCAAGAATTGCCGAATTTTTAAATAAATAA
- the pepF gene encoding oligoendopeptidase F, with product MAIPKRTDVPDHLKWDLTRVFKSDLDWEHEYTTVKNEIQTLSNLVADFVTSGQKLYAGLTQILAVGRKLEKLYVYATMSSDVDTKDAHYLGYVAQAQALASQFAAATAFINPAILSISEEKLTEFKQEEPRLTAYSHWLDQINQMRTHTLSAQEEKLVADAGDAMGISENTFNVLTNSDMEYGYVQNDAGEMVQLSDGLYSLLIQSQNRSVRQNAFDVMYATYGQFENSLASTLSGVVKEHNYTAKVHHYDSARSSALHENGVPTVVYDTLIKEVDTHLDLLHRYVDLRKQILGLDKLQMWDMYVPLTGKPAISYTFAEAKQEAKQALAPLGSDYLKHVDYIFNNRVIDVVESQNKVTGAYSGGSYDTDPYELLNWEDNIDSLYTLVHETGHSVHSMYTRETQPYVYGDYPIFVAEIASTTNENILTEYFLDHITDPKTRAFVLNYYLDSFKGTLFRQTQFAEFEQWLHEQDAQGKPLTADHLNEFYGQLNQRYYGDSVASGGDIAKEWARIPHFYYDFYVYQYATGFAAATALANNVVHGTNKQREAYLGYLKSGSSDYPTEIMKHAGVDMTKPDYLEAAFTTFDQRLAEFEQIIHTNFLN from the coding sequence ATGGCAATTCCAAAAAGAACTGATGTCCCTGATCATTTAAAATGGGACTTAACCCGCGTTTTCAAATCTGATCTTGACTGGGAACATGAATATACAACAGTTAAAAATGAAATACAAACTTTAAGCAATTTAGTAGCAGACTTTGTTACATCCGGTCAAAAGTTATATGCTGGTTTAACGCAGATTTTAGCAGTTGGCCGTAAGCTAGAAAAACTCTACGTCTATGCAACCATGTCTAGTGATGTTGATACAAAAGATGCTCATTATTTAGGTTATGTTGCTCAGGCTCAAGCTTTAGCTAGTCAATTTGCGGCTGCAACAGCCTTTATTAATCCCGCAATTTTAAGTATTTCTGAAGAAAAATTAACCGAGTTTAAGCAAGAAGAGCCGCGATTAACAGCATACAGCCACTGGCTTGACCAAATTAACCAAATGCGGACGCATACCTTGTCAGCCCAAGAAGAAAAGCTAGTTGCCGATGCTGGTGATGCAATGGGAATTTCAGAAAACACCTTTAACGTATTGACTAATTCCGATATGGAATACGGTTATGTCCAAAATGACGCTGGTGAAATGGTTCAACTTTCTGATGGTCTATATTCATTGTTAATTCAATCGCAAAATCGCTCGGTGCGACAAAATGCTTTTGATGTCATGTATGCCACCTACGGCCAATTTGAAAATTCACTAGCTTCAACACTTTCTGGGGTTGTCAAAGAACACAACTATACTGCTAAGGTGCATCATTATGATTCTGCTCGCAGCAGTGCCTTACATGAAAATGGCGTTCCTACTGTTGTTTACGATACTTTAATTAAGGAAGTTGACACTCATCTTGACTTACTTCATCGCTACGTTGACCTCCGAAAACAAATTTTAGGGTTAGATAAATTACAAATGTGGGACATGTACGTGCCTCTAACCGGTAAACCAGCAATCTCATATACTTTTGCTGAAGCTAAACAAGAAGCTAAACAGGCACTAGCACCATTAGGCAGTGATTACTTAAAACATGTTGATTATATTTTTAACAATCGCGTGATTGACGTAGTCGAATCGCAAAATAAAGTTACTGGCGCATACTCTGGTGGTTCATACGATACTGATCCCTATGAACTGCTTAATTGGGAAGACAATATCGATTCGCTCTATACCTTAGTTCACGAAACTGGTCACTCTGTCCATAGTATGTACACCCGTGAAACTCAGCCTTATGTTTATGGTGATTATCCAATTTTTGTTGCCGAAATTGCCTCAACAACTAATGAAAATATTCTAACAGAATACTTTTTAGACCACATTACTGATCCTAAGACGCGTGCCTTTGTCCTCAACTATTATCTTGATTCTTTCAAAGGAACACTTTTCAGACAAACCCAATTTGCAGAATTCGAGCAGTGGTTGCACGAACAGGATGCTCAAGGTAAACCTCTGACTGCTGACCACCTTAACGAATTCTATGGTCAATTAAACCAACGTTATTACGGTGATAGTGTTGCATCCGGTGGTGACATCGCCAAAGAATGGGCTCGAATCCCGCATTTTTACTATGATTTCTACGTTTATCAATATGCCACTGGCTTTGCGGCTGCGACAGCTCTAGCTAACAACGTTGTTCATGGTACAAATAAGCAACGTGAAGCTTATCTTGGTTATCTTAAGTCTGGATCCAGTGACTATCCTACCGAAATTATGAAACACGCTGGTGTCGATATGACTAAGCCGGATTATTTAGAAGCTGCCTTTACTACCTTTGACCAACGACTAGCTGAGTTCGAGCAAATCATTCACACTAATTTTTTAAACTAA
- a CDS encoding aspartate-semialdehyde dehydrogenase: MMNGYNVAILGATGAVGGRLISELAQANIPVKNLKLLASKRSAGKTLSFNGQQLTVEETTPASFKNIDLVLASAGGSVSQKFLPIAVNEGAVCVDNTSAFRMDPEVPLVIPEVNRAQLKQHHGIIANPNCSTIQMVMALAPIYHAFGLKQVIVSTYQAVSGAGQAAWNEMLEQAQQRLNDEPMTAAITPVKGADHHYPLAFNLLPQIDVFEDNGYTHEEWKMIHETKKILLNDMDSSDIKVTATCVRVPVELGHGESVYFTVNDQQATTVDLRQKLSKMPGIIVQDDPKQQLYPQPLTAAGKRATYVGRIRADEENPGAFNMWIVADNLLKGAAWNTVEIAECLVEDKLI, translated from the coding sequence ATAATGAATGGTTATAATGTCGCAATTTTAGGTGCAACTGGTGCCGTAGGCGGACGCTTAATTAGTGAGCTGGCACAAGCAAATATTCCCGTGAAGAACTTAAAGCTGCTGGCTTCTAAAAGATCTGCTGGCAAGACTTTATCGTTTAACGGCCAACAACTAACAGTTGAAGAAACAACACCTGCTTCATTCAAAAACATCGACTTAGTTTTAGCTTCAGCTGGTGGCAGTGTTTCACAAAAATTTTTACCAATTGCTGTAAACGAGGGAGCAGTTTGTGTTGATAATACTAGCGCTTTTCGAATGGATCCCGAGGTACCCTTAGTAATTCCTGAAGTTAATCGCGCTCAACTTAAGCAGCACCATGGCATCATCGCTAACCCTAACTGCTCCACCATCCAAATGGTTATGGCATTAGCGCCAATTTATCATGCTTTTGGGTTAAAGCAAGTAATCGTTTCAACTTATCAAGCAGTTTCTGGAGCTGGACAAGCTGCTTGGAATGAAATGCTTGAGCAAGCACAGCAACGACTAAATGACGAACCAATGACCGCAGCAATTACTCCTGTTAAAGGCGCTGACCACCACTACCCATTAGCCTTTAATTTATTGCCACAAATTGATGTTTTTGAAGATAATGGCTACACTCATGAAGAATGGAAAATGATTCATGAAACGAAAAAGATTTTACTTAATGATATGGACAGTTCTGATATTAAAGTAACGGCAACTTGCGTTCGTGTTCCCGTTGAATTAGGACATGGTGAGTCCGTCTACTTTACAGTTAATGACCAACAAGCAACAACTGTTGACTTACGCCAAAAATTAAGTAAGATGCCTGGAATTATTGTTCAAGATGATCCGAAACAGCAGCTTTATCCACAACCATTAACTGCTGCTGGTAAGAGAGCAACTTACGTTGGTCGCATTCGCGCTGATGAGGAAAATCCAGGTGCCTTTAATATGTGGATTGTGGCTGATAACTTACTTAAAGGTGCAGCCTGGAACACGGTTGAAATTGCTGAATGCTTAGTTGAAGACAAGTTAATTTAG
- a CDS encoding LCP family protein, whose product MNPDSKRRETYRRKRSSANLHRNHAFAAPAAALKGNVFARICGIVAVLCVSFGLAWAAHMYFALHSALDGEGGNFATSARIANKEPISVLILGVDQGIEGRHDQGNSDTLILATANPGKNRATMTSIPRDTLANILGDPNNKYNMFRVNSAYGVGGSKASIKTVTALVNVPIHYYIEVNMKALKSLVDAVGGVDVKVPFSFSYDWCNFHKGKQHLNGRHAVAYVRMRHDDPRGDYGRQMRQRQIITSVAHKAMSVNTIANYHKLVKIFDKYVKTNLTFNDMLALALNYRGCMDDLDSGYIQGHDAWINGASIQVASTAQLQKASDLMRTNLGLDKEVLDNDETRLNKLNDERNNIKWKDPNAFTNYQIYSSVVADDPGSSDTTTNSTNNSN is encoded by the coding sequence ATGAATCCAGATTCTAAACGTAGAGAAACTTACCGTAGAAAACGGTCTTCTGCAAATCTTCATCGTAATCATGCCTTTGCCGCGCCGGCTGCGGCGCTAAAAGGAAATGTTTTTGCCCGCATTTGTGGGATTGTGGCTGTTTTGTGTGTAAGCTTTGGACTTGCTTGGGCAGCACACATGTATTTTGCCTTGCACAGTGCTCTTGATGGTGAAGGGGGCAATTTTGCTACTTCAGCACGGATTGCTAATAAGGAGCCAATTTCGGTTTTGATTTTAGGTGTTGACCAAGGAATTGAAGGACGCCATGATCAGGGTAATTCTGATACTTTGATTTTAGCAACAGCTAATCCTGGTAAAAACAGGGCAACAATGACGTCAATTCCGCGGGATACTTTGGCTAATATTTTAGGTGATCCTAATAATAAATATAATATGTTTCGGGTAAATTCAGCTTATGGTGTTGGTGGCAGCAAAGCATCAATTAAAACAGTGACTGCATTAGTAAATGTACCAATTCATTATTATATTGAGGTAAATATGAAGGCACTTAAGAGTCTTGTTGACGCAGTTGGTGGTGTTGATGTTAAGGTGCCTTTCAGTTTTTCATATGATTGGTGTAATTTTCATAAAGGTAAGCAACACCTAAATGGTCGCCATGCAGTGGCATATGTGCGGATGCGTCATGATGATCCACGGGGAGATTATGGTCGGCAAATGCGGCAGCGACAAATAATTACGTCAGTTGCCCATAAGGCAATGTCAGTTAATACAATTGCTAACTACCATAAATTGGTTAAAATTTTTGATAAATATGTTAAAACCAATCTAACTTTTAATGATATGTTGGCTTTGGCTTTGAATTATCGCGGCTGCATGGATGATCTTGACAGTGGCTATATTCAGGGCCATGATGCCTGGATCAACGGCGCATCAATTCAAGTAGCATCAACTGCTCAGCTGCAAAAAGCTTCAGATTTAATGCGGACAAACTTAGGCTTAGATAAAGAAGTTCTAGATAATGATGAAACTAGACTAAATAAGCTTAATGATGAGCGGAATAATATTAAGTGGAAAGACCCGAATGCATTTACTAATTATCAAATCTATTCGTCAGTAGTTGCGGATGATCCTGGCAGTTCAGATACTACTACTAATTCGACTAATAATAGCAATTAA